One genomic segment of Vibrio fluvialis includes these proteins:
- the speA gene encoding arginine decarboxylase, which yields MEQQSKLDSVRADYNVHYWSQGFFGIDDHGEVYVSPRKDGAHPTQLSSIVKQLEARNLNLPVLVRFPQILHQRVHNICDAFNQAIEEYDYPNKYLLVYPIKVNQQKEVVDEILASQAELETKQLGLEAGSKPELLAVLAMAQQASSVIVCNGYKDREYMRLALIGEKLGHKVFIVLEKLSELDLVLKEAKSLGVKPRLGLRIRLASQGAGKWQSSGGEKSKFGLAAAQVLTVIERLKAEQQLDALQLVHFHLGSQMANIRDVRNGVNEAARFYCELRELGAQIQYFDVGGGLAVDYDGTRSQSSNSMNYGLLEYARNIVNTVGDMCNLYSQPMPTIISESGRSLTAHHAVLITNVIGAEAYSPEAIEAPAEDAPLLMQNMWRSWETLREGTDARALIEIYNDTQSDLSEAHSLFATGVINLQHRAWVEQLSLRIYHELRLKMSNKNRFHRPILDELQDRLADKFFVNFSLFQSLPDAWGIDQVFPVLPLSGLEKVEDRRAVMLDITCDSDGAVEQYVEGQGIETTLPVPAWTNDQPYLMGFFLVGAYQEILGDMHNLFGDTHSVVVNVTDKGESDITFINEGDTVEDMMRYVHIDVDAIRTNYRQLVSQRVAAEEQETVLAELEQGLSGYTYLEDF from the coding sequence GTGGAACAACAATCCAAATTAGACAGCGTTCGCGCTGATTACAACGTTCATTACTGGAGCCAGGGCTTCTTCGGCATTGATGATCACGGTGAAGTGTATGTGTCACCGAGAAAAGACGGTGCTCACCCAACGCAACTCAGTTCGATTGTAAAGCAGCTTGAAGCGCGTAATTTGAATTTGCCTGTGCTTGTACGTTTTCCGCAGATCCTGCACCAACGTGTGCACAACATCTGTGATGCCTTCAACCAGGCGATTGAAGAGTATGACTACCCGAACAAATATCTGTTGGTTTACCCAATCAAAGTAAACCAGCAAAAAGAAGTGGTTGACGAAATTCTGGCCAGCCAGGCTGAGTTGGAAACCAAACAGCTGGGTCTGGAAGCAGGTAGTAAGCCAGAGCTTCTGGCGGTGCTGGCGATGGCGCAGCAAGCGAGCTCAGTGATCGTATGTAACGGCTACAAAGACCGCGAATACATGCGCTTGGCACTGATCGGCGAAAAGCTGGGTCACAAAGTCTTTATCGTACTGGAGAAGCTGTCTGAGCTGGATCTGGTTCTGAAAGAAGCGAAGAGCCTCGGTGTGAAACCGCGTCTGGGCCTGCGTATTCGTCTGGCCTCTCAAGGCGCGGGCAAATGGCAGTCAAGCGGCGGCGAAAAGTCGAAATTCGGCTTGGCGGCGGCGCAGGTTCTGACGGTGATTGAACGTTTGAAAGCGGAACAACAGCTGGACGCGCTGCAACTGGTGCATTTCCACCTGGGTTCGCAAATGGCGAACATTCGCGACGTGCGTAACGGCGTGAACGAAGCAGCACGCTTCTACTGTGAACTGCGCGAACTGGGTGCTCAAATCCAGTATTTCGATGTGGGCGGTGGTCTGGCGGTCGATTACGACGGCACACGCAGCCAGTCTTCGAACTCGATGAACTATGGCCTGCTGGAATACGCCCGCAACATCGTGAACACCGTGGGCGACATGTGTAACCTGTACAGTCAGCCAATGCCGACCATTATTTCTGAATCTGGCCGTTCGCTGACTGCGCACCACGCCGTGCTGATCACCAACGTGATTGGTGCCGAAGCGTACTCGCCAGAAGCGATCGAAGCGCCTGCGGAAGATGCACCACTGCTGATGCAGAACATGTGGCGCAGTTGGGAAACTCTGCGTGAAGGTACCGATGCGCGCGCGTTGATTGAGATTTACAACGATACACAAAGCGATCTGTCTGAAGCGCACAGTCTGTTTGCCACTGGCGTGATTAACCTTCAGCACCGTGCGTGGGTCGAGCAGCTATCACTGCGTATTTACCACGAACTGCGTTTGAAAATGAGCAATAAGAACCGCTTCCACCGTCCGATTCTGGACGAGTTGCAGGATCGTCTGGCAGACAAGTTCTTCGTGAACTTCTCGCTGTTCCAGTCGCTGCCGGATGCGTGGGGTATCGATCAGGTGTTCCCGGTGCTGCCATTGTCTGGTCTGGAAAAGGTGGAAGACCGCCGTGCAGTCATGCTGGATATTACTTGTGACTCAGACGGCGCTGTTGAGCAGTACGTTGAAGGTCAGGGTATTGAAACCACGCTGCCAGTACCAGCTTGGACAAACGATCAACCATACCTGATGGGTTTCTTCCTTGTCGGCGCATATCAGGAGATTCTGGGCGACATGCACAACCTGTTTGGCGATACGCACAGCGTCGTGGTGAACGTCACAGATAAAGGTGAATCCGATATTACGTTCATTAACGAAGGTGATACGGTCGAAGACATGATGCGTTACGTACATATTGATGTGGACGCGATTCGCACCAACTACCGCCAGCTGGTTAGCCAGCGTGTAGCGGCAGAGGAACAAGAGACCGTTCTGGCAGAGCTGGAACAGGGCTTGAGCGGTTATACCTATCTAGAGGATTTCTAA
- the speB gene encoding agmatinase — translation MNDLFTKTDYSLYSNAMTFVRRPYERNPIDTDADVVVLGVPLDMATSGRPGARMGPDAIRRASVNLAWEGKKFPWDFNLFKRINVVDAGDLVFDCGDAEDFTYRLEAATNEILKSGKTMLALGGDHFITLPILRAYAKHHGEMALIHFDAHTDTYANGSAYDHGTMFYHAPKEGLISPKHSVQVGIRTEYKQEGHGFNVINAMQANDMSVDEIVGQIKHIVGDKPVYLTFDIDCLDPAFAPGTGTPVCGGLTSDKILKIIRGLKGINMVGMDVVEVSPPYDQSDLTSLAGATIALELLYVWASNKAAE, via the coding sequence ATGAATGATTTGTTTACTAAAACTGATTATTCACTGTATTCAAATGCGATGACGTTTGTGCGTCGTCCTTACGAACGCAACCCGATTGACACTGACGCCGATGTGGTGGTGCTGGGTGTGCCACTCGATATGGCGACATCAGGCCGTCCTGGTGCGCGTATGGGCCCGGACGCGATTCGTCGCGCGTCGGTGAACCTGGCGTGGGAAGGAAAAAAATTCCCTTGGGATTTTAACCTGTTCAAACGTATCAACGTGGTTGATGCGGGTGATTTGGTGTTTGACTGTGGTGACGCAGAAGATTTCACTTACCGTCTGGAAGCAGCGACGAATGAAATTCTGAAAAGCGGTAAAACCATGCTGGCTCTGGGCGGAGACCATTTCATCACTCTGCCAATCCTGCGTGCTTACGCGAAGCATCACGGTGAAATGGCGCTGATTCATTTTGACGCGCACACGGACACTTACGCGAACGGCAGTGCGTACGACCACGGCACCATGTTCTACCATGCGCCGAAAGAAGGCCTGATTTCACCAAAACACTCGGTGCAAGTCGGCATTCGTACCGAGTACAAGCAGGAAGGTCATGGCTTTAACGTGATCAACGCGATGCAGGCGAACGACATGTCAGTGGACGAAATCGTTGGTCAAATCAAACACATCGTGGGTGACAAGCCAGTCTATCTGACATTCGATATCGACTGTCTGGATCCTGCATTTGCCCCCGGTACAGGTACGCCAGTGTGTGGCGGTCTGACTTCAGACAAAATCCTGAAGATCATCCGTGGCCTGAAAGGCATCAACATGGTGGGTATGGATGTGGTAGAAGTCTCACCGCCGTACGACCAGAGCGATCTGACGTCACTGGCTGGCGCGACCATCGCACTGGAACTGTTGTATGTTTGGGCATCGAACAAAGCCGCCGAATAA
- a CDS encoding Lrp/AsnC family transcriptional regulator yields the protein MTPTLDAFDHKILELMQRNCRLASDLIAEQVGLSPSAVQRRIKRLREEGVIQAEVAIVDPAVTTHAMTFLAGLEIDRDNYAVLSKFRRWAEQQSHIQQVFYVTGSVDLMLVITAPNAKAYDGFMEEIMALYPQIRRVNTNVVLDTPKRSLYVPLS from the coding sequence ATGACCCCGACCCTGGATGCCTTTGACCACAAAATTCTTGAGCTGATGCAGCGTAACTGTCGTCTTGCCAGCGACCTGATTGCTGAGCAGGTCGGGTTGTCGCCGTCTGCGGTGCAGCGACGCATCAAACGACTGCGTGAAGAGGGCGTGATTCAGGCGGAGGTGGCGATTGTCGACCCGGCAGTAACGACGCACGCCATGACCTTTCTCGCCGGGCTGGAAATCGACCGGGATAACTATGCGGTGTTGAGCAAGTTTCGTCGCTGGGCGGAGCAGCAGAGCCACATTCAGCAGGTGTTTTATGTCACGGGCAGTGTCGACCTGATGCTGGTGATCACTGCACCCAACGCCAAAGCCTACGATGGCTTTATGGAAGAGATCATGGCGCTTTACCCGCAGATACGCCGCGTCAACACCAATGTGGTGCTCGATACGCCAAAGAGAAGCTTATACGTGCCGCTTAGCTAA
- a CDS encoding trans-sulfuration enzyme family protein, translating to MHKDEAQVSCFQSCSPQTQAVHAMIAADPSTAAIAPNIVMSVNHVFDPAQGAFSAQGVGDITEAPYLYAGWTNPTVRLLEQRLAVLEQAEDAMATATGMAAMSAVFLSLLRAGDHLIISDVCYAGVYEFATQVLPLYGIEVSVVNTSCTDNVQRALRKSTKLVHIETPCNPLLRLTDIAALATLLKAHDVLLCADSTFSTPVITRPLSLGADIVVHSLTKFINGHGDVLGGCVLGSKLLIQKIRAMAGVYLGASLAAQSAWLIMRGMETLYPRMKTLCESALQVAQWLENHPRVARVLYPGLTSHPQFSLAQQQMDLFGGIIAFQVDDIDLIEQRFAHESAMFYYAFSIGHQRSLAVVMRTDDLDASTYRFTPEQKARFCRDAGQGIVRLSIGLESPTDLIRDLEVALR from the coding sequence ATGCACAAAGATGAGGCTCAAGTTTCCTGCTTCCAATCCTGCTCGCCACAGACGCAGGCTGTTCATGCGATGATTGCGGCAGACCCGTCTACCGCCGCGATTGCGCCCAATATTGTGATGTCGGTGAATCATGTGTTTGACCCGGCGCAAGGGGCGTTCTCGGCTCAAGGTGTGGGTGATATCACGGAGGCGCCGTATCTCTATGCGGGGTGGACGAATCCCACGGTGCGCCTGCTGGAGCAGCGTTTGGCGGTGCTGGAGCAGGCGGAAGACGCCATGGCGACGGCGACAGGCATGGCGGCGATGTCGGCGGTTTTCCTGTCCCTGTTACGTGCTGGCGATCATCTCATCATCAGCGATGTCTGCTACGCAGGCGTGTACGAGTTTGCGACTCAGGTGCTGCCTCTGTATGGCATCGAAGTGTCCGTGGTGAATACCTCGTGCACTGATAATGTGCAACGCGCCCTGCGGAAAAGCACAAAACTGGTGCACATTGAAACGCCGTGTAATCCGTTGCTGCGACTCACGGATATTGCCGCATTGGCGACACTGCTTAAAGCGCACGATGTGTTGCTGTGCGCCGATTCCACCTTCTCAACCCCGGTCATTACCCGACCACTCAGCCTCGGCGCTGACATTGTGGTTCATTCGCTGACTAAGTTCATTAATGGTCATGGTGATGTGCTGGGTGGCTGCGTACTGGGTTCTAAGTTATTGATCCAAAAGATACGGGCGATGGCTGGCGTTTACCTTGGGGCTTCGCTGGCCGCGCAAAGTGCTTGGCTCATTATGCGCGGTATGGAAACCCTGTATCCGCGGATGAAAACCTTGTGCGAATCGGCGCTTCAAGTAGCGCAGTGGCTGGAAAATCATCCCCGTGTAGCACGGGTTCTTTACCCCGGCTTGACCTCACACCCACAATTTTCTCTGGCTCAGCAACAAATGGATCTTTTTGGCGGCATTATTGCATTCCAGGTAGATGACATCGATTTGATTGAGCAGCGTTTTGCGCACGAATCGGCCATGTTTTATTACGCTTTTTCCATTGGTCATCAACGTAGTTTGGCGGTGGTGATGAGAACCGATGATCTTGATGCATCGACTTATCGATTTACTCCGGAGCAAAAAGCACGTTTCTGTCGTGATGCCGGACAGGGCATCGTCAGGCTGTCAATCGGCCTGGAATCACCGACAGATTTAATCCGGGATCTCGAAGTGGCTCTCAGATAA
- a CDS encoding transporter substrate-binding domain-containing protein, which translates to MKNFIKSTAAGLAIACSLLAANQAMASESALETVLSTGELKVCFDAGYMPFEMKTKDGRYIGFDIDLGKHMARSMGVKFTPVNTAWDGIIPAMLTGKCDIIMGGMTVTAERNLKVNFATPYIVIGQSVVLSPKLEGKVKSYKDLNDPKFTIATKLGTTGVEAAKKYVPNAKLDLYDTEVDAVLQVVNGKADAFIYDFPYNAIYSAQNQGKVVHLAEPFTYEPLGWAIRQNDPNFLNFLDNYLRQIKGDGTYDRIYDKWFKSDSWLKEVQ; encoded by the coding sequence ATGAAAAACTTCATTAAATCTACTGCAGCCGGGCTGGCCATTGCTTGCTCACTACTTGCTGCCAATCAAGCGATGGCATCTGAGTCTGCGTTAGAAACCGTTCTGAGCACAGGTGAATTAAAAGTTTGTTTCGATGCGGGCTACATGCCGTTTGAAATGAAGACCAAAGACGGCCGTTACATCGGTTTCGATATCGATCTGGGCAAACACATGGCCCGTTCTATGGGCGTGAAATTCACGCCAGTGAACACGGCGTGGGACGGCATCATTCCTGCTATGTTGACAGGCAAATGTGACATCATCATGGGTGGCATGACCGTTACCGCAGAACGTAACCTGAAAGTAAACTTCGCAACGCCTTACATTGTTATCGGCCAGTCTGTTGTGTTGTCACCAAAACTGGAAGGTAAAGTGAAGAGCTACAAAGATCTGAACGATCCGAAATTCACTATCGCGACTAAACTTGGCACCACGGGTGTAGAAGCGGCGAAGAAATACGTTCCAAACGCGAAACTTGATCTGTACGACACCGAAGTGGACGCGGTACTGCAAGTGGTGAACGGCAAAGCGGATGCTTTCATCTACGACTTCCCATACAACGCGATTTACAGCGCGCAAAACCAAGGCAAAGTGGTTCACCTGGCTGAACCGTTCACATACGAGCCTCTGGGTTGGGCGATTCGTCAAAACGATCCTAACTTCCTCAACTTCCTGGACAACTACCTACGCCAAATCAAAGGCGACGGTACTTACGATCGCATCTACGACAAGTGGTTCAAATCAGACAGCTGGCTGAAAGAAGTTCAGTAA
- a CDS encoding amino acid ABC transporter permease — protein sequence MQSKSSKLVGHAIYVLIMVLLVGAVYFSGRSINYNWHWDRLWPYVVNTEMQEIRAMGDGTASIKDGQLVIALEGQNSPQVIENYTQLMVGEGDLVFQGDTIAKLNEWKFGPIAHGLWVTIEISFISLIFAVLLGLVFGLMRVAKNQTARNLALTYVELIRGTPLLVQIFIVYFFIGTVLDFDRFTAGVVALSVFTGAYVAEIVRAGIQAIPNGQMEAARSLGMTYPKAMRYVILPQALKRTLPPLAGQFINLIKDSSLVSVISITDLTKAGREVVSGSFAPFEVWFTVAALYLLVTGTLSWAIQRLEKRLSASD from the coding sequence ATGCAGTCAAAATCCTCAAAATTGGTCGGACACGCCATTTATGTGCTGATCATGGTGCTGCTGGTGGGAGCGGTTTATTTCTCCGGACGCAGCATCAATTACAACTGGCACTGGGATCGTTTGTGGCCATACGTCGTTAACACCGAAATGCAGGAAATTCGTGCAATGGGTGACGGCACCGCATCGATCAAAGATGGTCAATTAGTCATTGCACTTGAAGGGCAGAATTCGCCTCAAGTTATCGAGAATTACACACAACTCATGGTGGGTGAGGGTGACCTGGTATTTCAGGGTGACACCATTGCCAAACTCAATGAATGGAAGTTCGGGCCGATTGCTCATGGCCTTTGGGTAACCATTGAAATCTCGTTTATTTCTCTGATCTTTGCCGTTCTGCTGGGTCTGGTCTTTGGCCTGATGCGGGTCGCCAAAAATCAGACCGCAAGGAATCTGGCGTTAACCTACGTTGAATTGATACGTGGCACACCGCTACTGGTGCAAATCTTCATCGTTTACTTCTTTATCGGTACGGTTCTGGATTTCGATCGCTTTACCGCGGGTGTGGTCGCGTTGTCGGTATTTACTGGCGCGTACGTGGCTGAAATCGTCCGAGCGGGTATTCAGGCGATTCCGAATGGGCAGATGGAAGCGGCGCGCTCGCTGGGTATGACTTATCCCAAAGCGATGCGTTACGTCATTTTGCCTCAGGCGCTGAAACGCACACTGCCGCCATTGGCTGGTCAGTTCATCAACCTGATCAAAGACTCGTCACTGGTATCGGTTATCTCGATCACCGATCTGACCAAAGCGGGTCGTGAAGTGGTGAGTGGCAGTTTTGCTCCGTTTGAAGTGTGGTTTACCGTCGCAGCGCTTTATTTGCTGGTGACCGGTACCCTGTCTTGGGCTATTCAACGTTTAGAGAAGAGGTTATCGGCCAGTGACTAG
- a CDS encoding amino acid ABC transporter ATP-binding protein, which yields MVYANNVDKFYPNGCHALKSVSTTVKRGEVVVIIGPSGSGKSTFLRTLNQLEEISSGTIIVDGFDMYAKTTDINVLRQNVGMVFQSFNLFPHMTALQNVMLAPLKVSKRPTAEVEADAKQLIKRVGLEDRMNNFPSHLSGGQQQRVAIARALAMKPDLMLFDEPTSALDPEMVGEVLDVIKGLAKEGMTMVIVTHEMGFAREVADRVLFMEDGKLLVDDNPKAVFDSPDHPRLQQFLAKVL from the coding sequence ATGGTGTACGCCAACAACGTCGACAAATTTTATCCAAACGGCTGTCATGCGCTGAAATCCGTCTCAACTACGGTTAAACGTGGCGAGGTGGTGGTGATCATCGGCCCGTCAGGCTCAGGCAAATCTACGTTTTTGCGTACGCTGAACCAGTTGGAAGAGATCTCTTCCGGCACCATCATTGTGGATGGTTTCGACATGTACGCCAAAACCACGGACATCAACGTACTGCGCCAGAACGTCGGCATGGTGTTTCAGAGCTTTAACTTGTTTCCCCACATGACTGCGCTGCAGAACGTGATGCTGGCACCGCTGAAAGTGTCCAAGCGTCCGACAGCCGAAGTGGAAGCGGACGCCAAGCAACTGATCAAGCGCGTCGGTCTGGAAGATCGCATGAATAACTTTCCGTCGCACTTGTCGGGTGGTCAGCAGCAACGTGTGGCGATTGCCCGCGCGCTGGCGATGAAGCCGGATCTGATGCTGTTTGATGAACCGACATCCGCGCTTGACCCGGAAATGGTGGGTGAAGTACTGGACGTTATCAAAGGACTGGCAAAAGAGGGCATGACCATGGTGATCGTGACTCACGAAATGGGCTTTGCCCGTGAAGTGGCGGATAGAGTGCTGTTTATGGAAGACGGTAAGCTATTGGTGGATGACAACCCGAAAGCGGTCTTCGACAGTCCGGATCATCCACGCTTGCAGCAGTTCCTGGCGAAAGTTTTGTAA